From a region of the Candidatus Brocadia sp. genome:
- a CDS encoding IS66 family transposase yields the protein MTIENIDIDATLRKVEKLLSEEKGLSPAIRSMIELLVLVITLLVGRLNRNSRNSSKPPASDPNRTRKSRAKGERKAGGQEGHDGVTLKKVANPDKVEVIKVDRRKYPSGKYRLIGYESRQVFDMKISRVVTEYRAEIVEDAEGSRFVASFPEGVTKAVQYGPDLKAHAVYMSQYQLIPYKRIQEYFEEQMGIPLSEGSLYNFNKDAYESLEAFEGKTKEELVKSEVLQADETSINKNGDRYWLHSASNSLWTHFFPHERRGTEAMDSIGILPQFRGILCHDHLKAYYTYTRCTHALCNAHHLRELEGVWEEDKKQPWAKEMKALLEEINRAVKDAGGLLENGESEKYRQRYRGILQNAEAESPPPDETNRKGKRGRVKRTKARNLLERLREYEGDVLRFMDNKNVPFTNNLAENDIRMTKVQQKISGCFRSLDGAKIFCLIRSYLSTCRKQGVNLSQALRMVFRGKLPDFASS from the coding sequence TTGACGATAGAGAATATAGATATAGATGCAACGCTGCGGAAAGTAGAAAAGCTGCTTTCAGAGGAAAAAGGTCTGTCACCTGCCATAAGGTCAATGATAGAGTTGTTGGTGTTAGTGATAACGCTGCTGGTAGGACGTCTGAACCGGAACAGTCGCAACAGTAGTAAGCCGCCCGCAAGCGATCCGAATCGCACGAGAAAGAGCAGGGCGAAAGGAGAGAGGAAGGCAGGTGGGCAAGAGGGTCATGATGGAGTAACGCTGAAAAAGGTAGCCAATCCTGATAAGGTGGAAGTAATAAAAGTAGACCGGAGGAAGTATCCGAGCGGCAAATACAGGTTGATCGGTTATGAGTCGCGTCAGGTGTTTGATATGAAGATTTCAAGGGTGGTAACGGAGTATCGGGCAGAGATAGTTGAGGATGCGGAGGGAAGTAGGTTTGTAGCGTCATTTCCGGAAGGGGTGACAAAGGCAGTGCAGTATGGGCCGGATTTGAAAGCGCACGCAGTATATATGTCACAGTATCAATTGATACCCTATAAGAGGATCCAGGAGTATTTTGAGGAGCAGATGGGGATACCGCTGAGCGAAGGCTCTCTTTACAACTTTAACAAGGATGCCTACGAATCTCTGGAAGCCTTCGAGGGGAAAACCAAGGAAGAACTTGTCAAATCAGAGGTATTGCAGGCAGATGAAACGAGCATCAACAAGAACGGAGACAGGTATTGGCTGCATAGTGCATCCAATAGTTTGTGGACACACTTTTTCCCTCACGAAAGACGTGGGACGGAAGCGATGGATAGTATCGGGATACTGCCCCAGTTTCGGGGGATTCTTTGTCACGACCATTTGAAGGCGTATTACACCTACACCCGCTGTACACATGCGCTCTGTAATGCACACCACCTGAGGGAATTGGAGGGGGTGTGGGAAGAGGATAAGAAGCAACCGTGGGCGAAAGAGATGAAAGCCCTGCTCGAAGAGATAAACCGTGCGGTAAAGGATGCGGGGGGTTTGTTGGAAAACGGCGAGTCTGAGAAATACCGGCAAAGGTACCGGGGGATATTACAAAACGCAGAAGCTGAAAGCCCGCCCCCTGATGAAACGAACCGTAAGGGGAAAAGAGGGCGGGTAAAAAGGACAAAAGCACGGAATCTCCTGGAACGATTACGGGAGTATGAGGGTGATGTGCTCAGATTTATGGACAATAAAAACGTCCCCTTCACGAATAACCTGGCCGAAAACGATATCAGGATGACGAAGGTTCAGCAGAAGATATCGGGCTGTTTTCGTTCTCTGGACGGAGCGAAGATCTTCTGCCTCATCCGTAGTTATCTCTCGACTTGTCGAAAACAAGGGGTAAATTTAAGTCAGGCATTACGGATGGTATTTCGCGGCAAATTGCCTGATTTTGCCAGCTCGTAA
- the purD gene encoding phosphoribosylamine--glycine ligase: MKILVIGSGGREHALVWKIAQSPLVKKIYCAPGNPGIAEIAECVDIDPVHIDGLYNFALKQKIDLTVVGPEDALMAGITDRFREGRLQIFGPTKRASAIEGSKVFAKTLMRKHGIPTADFKVFEDIKQAQKQVTTAEFPLVIKADGLAKGKGVFVCKTPEEAHQHLEDIMKEKIFGHAGDRVVIEEFLSGEEVSILAVTDGNTILPLSSAQDHKAVYDGDKGPNTGGMGAYSPVPLVTQQLQFFIEENILVPAIHAMKRENRPYKGVLYAGLIITSAGPKVLEFNARFGDPETQAILMRMKSDLVPILLLAEKNMLGDAEIEWNDGASVCVVMTSKGYPDAYEKGIPISGLETIKESNHLRVFHAGTAMKGGKISTNGGRVLGVTALGNDLPEAQNMAYGAIGKLSFAGAHYRRDIGAKAMCRK; the protein is encoded by the coding sequence ATGAAAATACTGGTTATCGGAAGCGGAGGCAGAGAGCACGCCCTGGTATGGAAAATCGCGCAGTCTCCCCTGGTGAAAAAGATATATTGTGCACCCGGGAATCCGGGGATTGCGGAAATTGCCGAATGCGTGGATATCGATCCGGTGCATATCGACGGCCTTTACAACTTTGCGCTGAAACAAAAAATAGACCTGACCGTTGTTGGCCCGGAAGATGCATTAATGGCCGGTATCACCGACCGGTTTCGGGAAGGGCGACTGCAGATATTCGGGCCTACCAAGCGGGCATCGGCGATTGAGGGGAGTAAGGTCTTTGCAAAGACCCTTATGAGAAAACACGGTATCCCCACGGCGGATTTCAAGGTCTTTGAGGATATCAAACAGGCACAAAAACAGGTAACAACCGCCGAATTTCCTCTGGTTATTAAGGCCGACGGCCTGGCAAAGGGGAAAGGGGTGTTTGTTTGCAAGACACCCGAGGAAGCCCACCAGCATCTCGAGGACATCATGAAAGAAAAGATCTTCGGACACGCGGGCGACCGGGTGGTCATCGAGGAATTTCTTTCAGGAGAGGAAGTCTCCATTCTTGCCGTTACTGATGGGAATACCATTCTCCCCTTATCATCGGCGCAGGACCACAAGGCGGTGTACGACGGCGACAAGGGGCCGAATACCGGCGGTATGGGCGCGTACTCGCCTGTTCCTCTTGTCACCCAGCAATTGCAGTTTTTTATCGAGGAGAATATTCTGGTGCCGGCCATTCATGCCATGAAGCGGGAGAATCGCCCGTATAAGGGCGTTCTTTATGCAGGTCTCATCATCACCAGCGCCGGGCCAAAGGTGCTTGAGTTTAATGCCAGATTTGGCGACCCTGAAACACAGGCCATTCTTATGAGGATGAAGAGTGATTTGGTCCCGATCCTTTTGCTGGCCGAAAAGAATATGCTCGGAGACGCGGAAATTGAATGGAATGACGGCGCCTCTGTTTGTGTTGTTATGACATCGAAAGGCTATCCTGATGCATACGAAAAGGGGATTCCTATTTCCGGTCTCGAAACCATAAAAGAATCCAACCATCTCCGGGTTTTCCATGCCGGAACTGCGATGAAGGGTGGAAAGATTTCTACGAACGGTGGCCGTGTGTTAGGAGTTACCGCGCTGGGGAATGACCTGCCGGAGGCGCAAAATATGGCTTACGGAGCGATCGGTAAGCTGTCATTTGCCGGGGCGCATTACAGACGGGATATTGGCGCTAAGGCCATGTGTCGGAAATGA
- a CDS encoding transposase, which produces MSPLSILPYFPFQRVRITKQTVFPDAEISQLTAVPDERFRPICHACGSKAQHIYRHDKRSLRDLNPGSVRVWINCSYRKIACESCNRIVVEDLGFFQPYSRVTHRLAAYIHELCKVLTVTEVAKHFGINWKTVKTIDKFFLERQYAQTDYQNLRILAVDEISVKKGQRYLTVVLDYLSGRVVWVGKERTKETLGTFFAGMTEERVP; this is translated from the coding sequence ATGTCCCCATTAAGTATATTACCATATTTTCCTTTTCAGCGGGTAAGAATTACGAAGCAAACTGTTTTTCCTGATGCTGAGATATCTCAGCTTACTGCCGTGCCCGATGAACGATTTCGCCCAATATGTCATGCGTGTGGCAGCAAAGCACAGCACATTTACCGTCATGACAAACGATCTTTGCGGGATCTGAATCCTGGTTCAGTTCGCGTATGGATAAATTGTTCGTATCGTAAGATAGCCTGTGAGTCATGCAATCGAATTGTAGTTGAAGACTTGGGTTTTTTTCAACCCTACAGTCGTGTTACGCATCGTTTAGCAGCGTATATTCACGAATTGTGTAAAGTGTTAACCGTAACCGAAGTTGCAAAACATTTTGGAATTAACTGGAAAACCGTAAAAACCATCGACAAGTTTTTTCTGGAACGACAATACGCGCAGACAGATTATCAGAATCTTCGCATACTGGCGGTAGACGAAATCTCTGTTAAGAAGGGACAGCGCTATTTGACCGTTGTTCTGGACTATCTGAGTGGCCGCGTAGTCTGGGTGGGAAAGGAAAGAACAAAAGAAACGCTGGGAACCTTCTTTGCGGGTATGACAGAGGAACGCGTGCCTTGA
- a CDS encoding antitoxin family protein: MSKTFHVIYDGKVLRPEGPVDLEPNTHYVVTIERKELSETHDLWNVLGSLTGKVEGHEDWSQEHDHYLYGTPKRQKDN; encoded by the coding sequence ATGTCTAAAACATTTCATGTTATCTATGATGGCAAAGTATTACGTCCTGAAGGACCCGTCGATTTAGAACCAAACACTCACTATGTCGTGACAATCGAGCGTAAAGAATTATCAGAGACGCATGACCTTTGGAATGTGCTTGGAAGCCTTACAGGGAAGGTTGAAGGGCATGAAGACTGGTCACAAGAGCATGACCATTATTTGTACGGTACACCTAAACGGCAAAAGGATAATTGA
- a CDS encoding class I SAM-dependent methyltransferase, giving the protein MLLYKTFFYPAIVFWALALFLSSLYADDQDKMIWDKRYEKEAYIFGKEPVEFLREQIDILPRGKALDLAMGEGRNAVFLAKQGFEVDGCDVSEVAVKKARELARENHVAIHAFVADLETYPLPKDTYDVIACFYYLQRDLVPQMKVALKPGGVIIYETYTIENWERGFEGPKKKEYLLQPNELLNLFKDLKIVYYRELVLDNKKAIASLIAKK; this is encoded by the coding sequence ATGTTATTGTATAAAACCTTTTTTTATCCGGCGATCGTTTTTTGGGCGCTTGCCCTCTTTCTCTCCTCATTATATGCGGATGACCAGGACAAGATGATTTGGGACAAAAGATACGAAAAAGAGGCGTATATCTTTGGAAAGGAACCGGTTGAATTTCTCAGGGAACAGATTGATATCCTGCCCAGGGGGAAGGCGCTGGATCTGGCAATGGGCGAGGGGCGCAATGCCGTATTCCTGGCGAAGCAGGGTTTTGAGGTGGACGGCTGTGACGTTTCCGAAGTGGCCGTTAAAAAAGCCCGGGAGCTGGCCAGGGAGAACCATGTTGCGATCCACGCCTTTGTTGCGGACCTGGAGACGTACCCATTGCCCAAAGATACGTACGATGTGATTGCATGCTTCTATTACCTGCAGCGCGACCTTGTTCCGCAGATGAAGGTGGCGCTGAAACCGGGTGGCGTGATTATTTATGAGACCTATACTATAGAAAATTGGGAACGCGGATTCGAAGGCCCGAAAAAGAAAGAGTATTTGTTGCAACCGAACGAACTCTTAAATCTTTTCAAAGACCTGAAGATTGTTTATTACCGGGAACTTGTTCTGGACAATAAAAAGGCCATTGCAAGCCTGATTGCAAAGAAATAA
- a CDS encoding type II toxin-antitoxin system HicB family antitoxin yields MRTFTVEIEKDEKFYIAQCVEHSNCFTQGKTIEEAIHNIKEVIDLILHIKRPKLHIILKDSLVNAL; encoded by the coding sequence ATGCGAACATTTACCGTTGAAATAGAAAAGGACGAGAAATTTTATATTGCCCAATGTGTTGAACATTCCAATTGCTTTACCCAAGGCAAGACCATTGAAGAGGCTATCCATAATATAAAAGAGGTCATAGACCTTATCCTTCATATTAAACGTCCAAAATTACACATCATTTTAAAAGACTCATTAGTGAATGCCCTTTAA
- a CDS encoding DUF2278 family protein, whose product MPLKNYGVLKGRVIGSRPGTGPSPHYQINVVAGATQYRIAINVKSQLAPSELLYLVVENFQHPLTVGLSELGHGFSEVQRRPGGIALDFIRGNLFHRTQMRPLPYSVPGPDNDLNEKLHAYVQRAIDDEDATIYAFGERWGPENDLRDRYFGFLPGNGVHDIHMNQGNSGRFTEQDGVWQDGGLLLHFPAMTGGSGEVLFPEQWVAIFLAFQSQAWHTDDVTGHRITPGGPPEEEPDGRIRIVAAMVNPKGDDAGRERVTLLNTTPDVINLQGWSIADKNKRKTMLAALELGPGATTLVTLSSEGAQLSNDGGIITVLDKQGLKIDGVSYTREQVARQGWSIVFR is encoded by the coding sequence ATGCCACTCAAAAATTATGGCGTACTGAAGGGGCGGGTGATCGGCAGCCGCCCCGGGACCGGACCGAGTCCGCACTACCAGATCAACGTTGTGGCGGGTGCGACACAGTATCGCATTGCCATAAACGTTAAGTCGCAACTGGCGCCTTCCGAGCTCTTGTACCTGGTGGTAGAAAATTTTCAACACCCTCTCACGGTCGGCTTATCGGAACTGGGTCACGGATTTTCTGAGGTTCAGCGCCGTCCGGGCGGAATTGCGCTGGATTTCATTCGTGGCAATCTGTTTCATCGCACACAGATGCGTCCCCTGCCATATAGCGTGCCGGGACCGGACAATGACCTCAATGAAAAGCTTCATGCGTACGTTCAACGCGCAATTGACGATGAAGATGCAACCATCTACGCCTTCGGTGAACGCTGGGGGCCTGAAAATGATCTGCGCGACCGGTATTTCGGTTTTCTGCCTGGAAACGGCGTGCACGATATTCATATGAACCAGGGGAACTCTGGCCGATTCACCGAGCAGGACGGTGTGTGGCAGGACGGCGGCTTACTCCTCCATTTTCCCGCTATGACTGGGGGCAGCGGAGAGGTGTTATTTCCGGAACAGTGGGTGGCTATCTTCCTTGCCTTTCAGTCGCAAGCGTGGCACACGGACGACGTCACCGGCCATCGGATTACCCCGGGAGGGCCGCCTGAAGAGGAGCCCGACGGACGCATACGGATTGTTGCCGCAATGGTTAATCCCAAAGGAGATGATGCAGGGCGGGAGCGGGTGACGCTCCTCAATACAACTCCGGACGTGATCAATCTTCAGGGGTGGTCGATTGCCGACAAAAATAAGCGCAAGACGATGCTTGCTGCCCTGGAGCTTGGTCCCGGCGCCACCACGCTGGTAACGCTGTCCAGCGAAGGCGCTCAACTATCGAACGATGGTGGTATTATTACCGTACTCGATAAGCAGGGGCTCAAGATTGATGGCGTCTCCTATACCAGGGAGCAGGTAGCGCGGCAGGGTTGGTCAATCGTCTTTCGATAA